The proteins below are encoded in one region of Mya arenaria isolate MELC-2E11 chromosome 15, ASM2691426v1:
- the LOC128220656 gene encoding interferon-inducible GTPase 5-like, protein MCIVNVDKFGDEYGVHCSKKENILKIVKDFLRFIPTQNDLDKIWRIWGERKFNIMTCQAVISEYLIVTEESEYTQKVLFTRIITLILFSSRFVVKSSKEGCSLKEWQDVCLTIPCTIQAALSVDEIEETLAIAGDCLQSFGEEITGEIKNLRKITVECGVFQENQLYIGLIVSAGAGKSSLMNSLRGIKPGEKGAAKQGHINTTRRNHFYKYSEDIVFVDFPGIKNVSSSDLKENSYLKYTIKLKRYIYYFIIVCGAREFHVEAEIAKILVLDGKSFRFVRTKMDQEILNGVRDGFTAEQVIEDIRKECQKELCDENLPKIQVLLVSNVEPNSYDMPRLKECF, encoded by the exons ATGTGTATTGTAAATGTTGACAAGTTTGGTGATGAATATGGTGTACATTGttccaaaaaagaaaacattctgaAGATTGTCAAAGATTTCCTTCGCTTTATCCCTACTCAAAACGATTTGGATAAAATATGGCGTATCTGGGGGGAAAGAAAATTCAATATAATGACTTGTCAAGCTGTCATCTCTGAATACCTGATAGTTACGGAAGAATCAGAATATACACAAAAAGTGTTGTTCACACGTATCATAACTCTAATTCTGTTTTCTAGTAGATTTGTCGTCAAATCTTCCAAAGAAGGATGTTCATTAAAAGAATGGCAAGATGTGTGCTTAACGATTCCCTGTACCATTCAAGCGGCGCTATCAGTCGACGAAATTGAAGAAACCTTG GCAATAGCAGGcgattgtttacaaagttttgGAGAAGAAATCACTGGAGAAATAAAAAACTTGAGGAAAATAACTGTCGAATGTGGGGTTTTCCAAGaaaatcaattatatattgGTTTGATTGTATCGGCAGGAGCCGGTAAGTCTTCCTTAATGAATAGTTTGCGAGGTATCAAACCAGGCGAGAAAGGCGCAGCAAAACAAGGACATATAAACACTACAAGGAGAAATCATTTCTATAAGTATTCCGAAGACATTGTTTTTGTCGACTTTCCAGGaatcaaaaatgtttcaagCAGTGACTTAAAGGAAAATAGCTATTTAAAATACACTATAAAGCTTAAaaggtatatttattatttcataatcgTCTGTGGTGCTCGTGAATTTCATGTGGAGGCCGAAATTGCAAAGATTCTTGTACTGGATGGAAAATCATTCAGATTTGTTAGAaccaaaatggaccaagaaatCCTAAATGGTGTCCGTGATGGATTTACTGCAGAACAAGTGATTGAAGATATTCGGAAAGAGTGTCAGAAGGAACTGTGTGACGAAAATCTTCCAAAGATACAAGTACTCCTTGTTAGTAATGTTGAACCAAACTCATATGACATGCCAAGACTTAAGGAATGTTTTTAA